From the Cryptomeria japonica chromosome 2, Sugi_1.0, whole genome shotgun sequence genome, one window contains:
- the LOC131037130 gene encoding uncharacterized protein At5g01610 — translation MWPSLLLTQERMSGARLSLLSCTILTGILMFSPKSCSSNSLTAYEVLQEYGFPIGLLPANVVSYTLDTSDGSFVVNLNSTCKFKIDSYHLKYKKKFTGTISYDSLKDLDGISVKVWFFYLSINKVLREGDELEFYVGSFSASFPVSNFDVCPQCGCGLDCVGVDSQSLLEDS, via the coding sequence ATGTGGCCTTCATTACTTCTAACACAAGAAAGGATGTCTGGGGCCAGGCTTTCTTTACTCAGCTGCACCATTTTGACGGGGATTCTGATGTTTTCCCCAAAATCCTGTAGTTCCAATTCCCTCACGGCATACGAAGTGCTACAGGAATATGGGTTTCCAATCGGCCTTTTGCCTGCAAATGTGGTGAGTTATACTTTGGATACAAGCGATGGGAGCTTCGTTGTGAATTTGAACTCTACttgcaagttcaagattgattcatATCATCTCAAGTATAAGAAGAAATTTACTGGCACGATCAGCTATGATTCATTGAAGGATTTGGATGGCATCAGCGTTAAAGTCTGGTTTTTCTATCTCAGTATTAACAAAGTGTTGAGGGAAGGGGATGAGTTGGAGTTTTATGTGGGTTCTTTCTCTGCGTCTTTTCCTGTCAGTAATTTTGATGTATGCCCACAATGTGGGTGTGGGTTAGATTGTGTTGGAGTAGACTCACAGTCGCTCCTTGAGGACTCATGA